ATGGTAGACAGCATTTGCCGGTCCATGTAGTTTAACAAGGCTACTACCCATAATAAACCTACCACAACCCAGGGGTAATGTTTTTCATAATTTGATTGTGTAGCTACCATGTGTTATTTTTAAAAGAAAGGTTTTCATCGGCGCCATCCAGCGCGATGCATTTGTTATTTATTAAGGAATTTTCCGAGTAGTAGTTGGGGAGTACGTATACCGGCTTTTATTTCACCTGTGGGTATTAGCACCCCTTTATCCCAGTTAACAGCAGAAGTAGTAACCGGCACCGGAAAAGGAATGGTTCCGGCTATTTCCCAGGTATCAGTCAGGGCCTTGTATTGCAGTACTTCTTCACTGAATCCCGGATGTGCTTCCTGTAAGTCAGATTTTTGCAGAACCAATTGCTGTTTTTTTGCTTCGTCTTTTTCAGCAGCAATAGCCGCAATTAACTGTTCTGTTTTATGGAACGTTTCGCCTTTGTCCCCGCCAAATAACAATATACCACCGGCCCCTAATGCTATACCGGTACCGGCCGATAAAGCATAAGGCAATGAACTCTTTTGCTGCCATTGGTTATTTTTACAATCATACCGATATACCGATGCATATAAGTCGCTGATGCCATTGCTGTTTTTCTTTCTTCCGCCAATCATATAGATGTATTTATGGTCAGCGCTGGATTGCATCACCATTACAGCATGTGAAACTGGTTTTGGCAATGAGGGCATTTGCTTCCAACCTGCTGGTATATCCTCTAAATCAAGGCTATAAAAATAATGAGATACACCGTCTGCCATTTCGCCACCACCTAAATAAACTTTATTTTCATCTATAGTTATAGAGGCATTCGTAACGGCTATGGGTAGATCTGGCAGGCTTTTTACAGCAATATTTTTAGTAGCAACATTCCATTGCACCAGCAGTACTTTGTTGGTAATTCCGCTCGCGTTTTCGCCGCCAGCGCAAACAATGCCTGCTGGGGAAGAACCACTGGCGCTGTAAGCAACCGGGTAAGGCAAATGAAATAGCTGAGGGTAAGGTTTAATAAAATCTCCCTTATCGTCTTTTTCAAATACGTATATATCGTCGTAATACTTTTTTTTGCCTCCGAGCCAGGGCATACTATCTGGAAAGTTAGCTCCACCCGCCACCAGCAATACCTGGTGGTGTACGCCCGCAACCGGACCGGCAAGGCCTAACGCTTTGGATTGTCCGTTTTTGGTCGGTAGTTCCGCAATTACCTCCCAGTTTATAGTAGCAACGGTTTGCTTTTGAGCCATTGTTTGATTATACATTACCATTAGTAAGAATAAAGCAATTGTATTTAATAGCTTTAATTTCATCAGCAATAGTCCAGGATAATATTACGGTTGCGCTATTAAGGATTTATAAACATCAAACGACAGGGCCTGTACCTCCTGCTGAAATGCTTCAAACGATTGCGGACTCATATTTTTTACTGGTAGGCGAAATTCGCCACAATCCAGCCCTACTAATTTCATATACGCTTTGCCCGTAGCAATGCCGCCGTATTTGCCTAGTAACCTAATCATATCAATGGATTGCTGCTGCAAAGCCTGCGCGCTTTCGAACTCGCCCTGGTTGAAAGCATCAATTAACTGATGGTATAGAGGTGCCGCATAGTTATAGGTGCTTCCTACCCCACCTTTAGCGCCCAATACCAACGCCGATAACAGGTTCTCATCGCGGCCCCAAAGCATATCGTATTTACCATAGGCAAAATGCAGGCAGGAGAGAAAATCCATAAAATCTTCGTGGGTATATTTTATACCGACAAAATTAGCAATGCGGCCATCCACTTCCCGCAAAAGATCAATCATGGGAAAATTTACCCCGTTCAGCACCGGAATGTGGTAATAATAAAATGGCATTTGGGGTACCGCTTCGGCTATTGTCTGGCAGCAAGCTGCCAGCATTTGTACGTTTGCTGGTTTAAAATAAAAAGGCGCGGTAAAAGATACAGCGTATAACCCAATATCCTGGGCATGCCGGGCCAGTTCAACAGCATCTTGCAGGCAGGTACCACCTACCAAGGTAATAACTTTAAAATCAGCATCATGCTGTGTCACCCGTGCCCAAGCTTCCGCAACCTGCTTTTTTTCTTGGAGGGTAAGCGAAACACCTTCCCCAGTAGAGCCGCAAATAAAAGCTCCGGTATTTTCATTAGATTTTAATAATTGGTAATAAGCTGGTATTAAATCCAGATTCAGACTACCGTTAGGGTGCATGGGGGTAAAAGGGGCCGCGATAAGGCCGGTTAAATGTTCGATTTTCATTAAAAGAATTTTAAAAAAATTTAATTTTCAGAATAAGGTGCGGCAAGGTTATTTACCGCACCTTATTCTGCTTTTCGTTTAATAAGTAATACACCGGTTAATAGAATAACTAAAACAAGCAACAGGTAATCTATCAGCCCGCTATTTACCTTTTTAACACGGTAGTAGGCACAGACACCATTTGTAATTCGCCTAAAATTTTAAAATTGAGAATAACCAGGAGTTTGCTCTAAAGCCCGGTTGTTGGTTAAAGAATTCCGATCAATTGGCCATAACAGTTTATAAGCCTCGGCAGGAGTAAGTGTGGTGTGGGCATAAACAAAATTATCACCCATGCGCCGTAAATCGTACCAGCGTTTGCCTTCAAAAATAAATTCGTAGAAACGTTCCTGTAACAAAGCTTCTTGGGGGTTGGCATCAATGGGTTGGCTCGGAAACGCATGAACGGCCGGATTGTAGTTGGCCCCGTATGCCCGTGCCCGCACCGAATTTATTTCGGATGCCGGGTCTTCACCCAATAATAATTTAGCTTCGGCTAATAACAGTTGCAAATCGGCGTAGCGGTAAATCGGAAAATCGTTGGTATACTGCCGCGCACCGGCATTTTGCTCACCCTGGTATTTTTTCACAAAAGCTCCCGCAATAACGTAATTGTCGTTCACCTTCTGATAGGCCGGCTGGATGGTAGTCCTTTTGCGGGTATCCAAGTCTTTAAAATGCCGGAAAGTAGCAACCTTTACCGGCACCCGTAGCAAGCCACCCCAGTTATCGGTGGTAACGTTAAATTGCCGGTTGGCCAGCGAATCGTAAAAATTAGTAATCAGGCCCGATTGCGGCACGAAATTACCGGCTATAAACGCTTGGTTTGCTTCGTTTAATTGGTACCGGCTGGCAAAAATAATTTCGGCGTTGCCTCTATTATTTACGGCAAAAACGTTTTCAAAATTAGGCACCAGATTCAATTCCGGCACATTTGTTTTTATTTCAGTTAACGCCTCTTTTGCCATGGTTGCATCTGCCGCCCCACCGCTTCGGTAGCTGGTCCATAGATAAACTTCAGCTTTCAGCATTAAAGTAGCTGCCTTCGACCAAAACGACTTGGTTTGACGAAAAGTAAAATCATTACCAAAACTACTCGATGACTGATTTAAGTCTGATTTTATTAGTTGCATTACTTCTTCCTGCGTGGATGCCGGTTTCGCTAAATTGGCAATATCAATAGTGTTTAACGGTTCCGTTTGAATTACAACTCCTCCCCAGCTACGAAGCAACTGAAAATAATAAAATGCCCGCATGCCATAGGCGATACCCAGATAATAATTTTTATTTGCCTCGGTAACTACATTGGTGGTGTTTAATTTATCAATCAGCAAATTAAGCTGGTTGATGTTGTTGTAAAACCCACCGAAATTACTGACTCCAGGGTTATCCAGATCTAAGGTTTGCAGCCACATGCGTTCTAATCCCTGAGAAGCCTCGCCGGTAAAAGAAGCGCTGGAACCTGGCTCCATTCCATATATATCAGCCCTTAATTCGCCTAGGTACAAAAAATTACCATTATGGCTCCGGAAACGGGCATGCACCCCGGTTACAAAAGCATCGAACTGATCGGCAGATTTCCAAAAATTGGTATTACTAATAGAACTTACCGGGGCCAACTCTAATTTATCTGAACAAGAGGTATTAAGGAATACCAATCCTGCAGCTAAAACAAGGATATTTTTTAAATTTTTTCTCATAATTAACAACGTGTACTAATTAGAAAGTAACCTGAACACCTAAAACTGCTGACCGGGGCGTGGGATATGTACCAACGTAAATTCCGGAAATAGTACCATTAGTTGTTGGTGGCTCCGGGCTGTGACCGATAAAATTGGTAATGTAGAACAAATTGTTTAAGCTCATATAGAGTCTGGCCTGTGAGATAACTTTGGCTCTGGCTAATATTGATTTGGCTACATCGTAAGAAAGGGTAACTTCCCGACTGGCCAGATAATCCCCTTTTTCGTAGAAACGCGAATTATTCCCGTTTAAAACCACACCGGCATTATTAGCGCGGGTATAATTCTGCTTTGAACCGGCTACCTGATCGGCAAAATACACCTTAGGTATATCTGTTTCAGTATTGGTCGGCGACCAAGCATTTTTTATCCAATCTATATAATTAAAGGTGCCTTGATAATTTCCTAAAGTCCGGCTTACTAAATCGTTGTAGATGGTATGACCCAGAGCAAAATCGAAACGACTGTAGAGGGAAAAGTTTTTGTAAGACAATGTGGCCGAAAAGCCGCCCGTCCATTTCGGGAAAATGTTACCGAGGTAAACCTGATCGCGGGAGTCGATAATATTATTTTTATCTACGTCTTCCCAGTTAACGTCACCAGGAGTAATACGTCCATTCGGGCCGGCAGGCAAATTGGGCCCGGTAATGCGCGCAATCGCGTCGGTACGGCTACCCGCAATGGCGGCTACTTCTTCGTCGTTTTTAAAAATAGAGACTTGCCGGAATCCATAAATATCGCCTAACCGGCCACCTTCCTGCAAGCCACCTACCCATACCACCTCGCCTACTTCCGGATCATAAACCTGGATACCGCCCTGCCTGTTTCTTTCGTTGCCGTTAAAAGGCAATTGCAATATTTTATTTTTAATGTACGAAGCGTTGGCCCCTACGCTCAGCTTAACCCCAGACCGTGTACGAAGCACATCGGCAGTCACGCTAAACTCGTAGCCTTTGTTCTGGTAAGTACCGAGGTTAGTCCGGACTGAATTAAACCCGACATAGCTCGGCAGGGTTAAATTAGTTAACAGATCGCTGGTTCTCCGGTCGAAGAAATCAAACAATAACGAAATTCTATTTTCTAAAAAACCTAAATCAGCCCCAACGTTTATGGTTTTGCTCTTTTCCCAACGTAAGCCGGGGTTCGGAAATTCGGTACTCAGAAACCCGGCATTCCCGTTGTAGTTACCTTCCAGGCCATAAACTCCTTGCACTTCGTAACGGCCTAAGCCAGCCACATTGCCATTCTCGCCGTAGCTTACCCGTGGTTTTAAAGTCGAAACATACTTTTCTAAACCCAGTTCTTCAAAGAAGGATTCGCGGTGAATATTCCAGCCCGCCGACATACCCGGAAAGAAACCAACGCGGTTATCCTGAGCCAAACTAGAAACAGCATCTTGCCGGAAAACAGCTGTAAACAAATAACGCTGCTCAAAATCGTAATTGAACCGCCCAAAAGTGGAAATAATCCGGTACTCGGATGTGTTACTGAAATTATTATTAATGCCGGGAGCAAAAACAGTGGAAGCATTGGCTGTAGGAATATCATCAGTAGGGGCATTTTGGCCCAGTACCTGCAGGGCGTTCGAACGCACCCCAAAGTACTCGGCCGCCAGCATGGCATCTACATTATGCTTTGCCCCAAAGGTTCTTACGTAATTAAACATCCCATTAAACTGTTGCTGAAAATCCCGCGAAAAACTATTAGTTGAGTTCCGGCTGGTATTACTGTAAGAAGGTGGGTTCGCAAAAATATTAGCGTAAGTCTGGGTTGCTTTTTGAAAAGACTGGTTCAGGGTCTCAAACAAGTAGGCATTACCGGTGCCTTTAAAATAAAACCCGGGTAAAATTTCCCAATTAACACCGGCATTCGCCGTAATCCGGTTAATTTCGTTTGATCTTTCGTTACGACTTAACCAGTAAAGCGGGTTCCCATCGCTGACGCTATTACCAGGATTGGGCTGGATTTTAGCCGCATCGAGCCACGGGTTGAAAGTAGGCCAAATTGCAAGACTACGGTAAATAGCATTTGCTTCCCCGGCCAATACTCCAATCTGCGAAGAAGTAGATAAAGATACTCCAGTATTAACTTCAATATTTGGGCGAATTTTGTACGAACCGTTTAATACGCCGGAGTAGCGCCGGTAGTTCGACCCAACAATAATTCCGTCTTCATTGAAGTAATCGAAACTGGCAAAATATTTTCCTTTGTCGTTACCGCCATTGGCACTAATGTAATGATTGCGGGTATAGGTATTCCGAAATACCAAATCTTCTATTTCGCCTTTGTGGTCTTTAAAAATAATGGAATCAGTTGCCGGGTTATAAGGATCTGCCATAACTTCCCAACCTTCGGTAAGCAAACCAAGGTTATTTCCGTTCAGCTTCTGAATATCGAAAGCAGCCAGATTAGCGGGATCGGTTAATAAACCCAAACCCCGCGAAGCGTTTACCTGAGCCAAGGTCCGGTTGGCGTTTAAATAACCTAAGCGGGTATAATAAATATAATCCCGGGCTCCCAAATAAGTATATCCTTGCCGGTTTTGGTTATAACCTCCGGTAAATTTATAAGAAATCTGGGCAGTACCGGCTTTCCCTTGTTTTGTGGTAATTAAAATAACCCCGTTATTAGCCCGGGCACCATAAATAGCCGTGGAAGCTGCATCTTTTAAAAGCTCCATGGAAGCAATGTCTTCCGTAGCAATATCGTTGAGCGAACGGATTACCCCATCTACAATTACCAACGGGGCCCCGGGATTATTAATGGAGGCTCCTCCCCTTAATAATATTGCTGGTGCCGCTCCTGGTTGCCCGGTGCTATTGGTAACCTGTACTCCTGAAACGCTGCCCTGTAAAGCGCTACCAATATTGGCTCTCGGCGCATTAGACAATACTTCGGCATCCAATTTGGCTACGGAGTTGGTTAAGGTTTCGCGGCTTTGTTTGCCGTACCCTACTACTACTAGTTCATTTAATAATTTGGTTGATGGTTTTAAGGTTATGGTTAGCGATTCGTTAGCACTTTTAATAGCCACTTCCTGACCTTCATAACCGGTGTAACTAAAAACCAATACATCGCCTACTACTGCTGGCACACTAAAACGACCGTTTAAATCGGTTTGTACACCTTGATTTTTATTTTTCACTACTACAGTAACACCGATCAGCGGCTGGTTATCTTCCTCGGAAATTACGCGGCCACTAACCCCCGGCGACTGCGCGTACATTATTTGACTAAGAAAAAGGCCTAATTCCAACAACAGGAGCCGGCATAGTAATTTTACTTTCATAAGCAGCAACTCAAATGTATTAAGTAAGACATAATAAACAAACAAAAAGTATTCTTCCTGAATTTAGAACGTCGTTTATGATCCAAAATCCTGGTATATTCTACAATATAAATTGATACTGATTAACAAAATTGTATATTTACCGCTTTAAAAATATACAATTTTAAAATTTGGTCTTTTAGAAACAAAGACTTAAGCAACGGAAGACATTTTATAAATAGCTTAATATTTACATGCAGTATAAATAACTTACCTGCTTGTATTATGTAAGACATAATCAAGGTAAAAATTACTTTCCTTATTCCAAATTATTTTTAAATAATTTTCAAAATAATAATCAACCTTTAAAGTCTATGTTTAAGTTATGATATAGACTTACTTATACATCATGGAAAATATGATCAATAAATTAGAGATGATTGATACCAGCTCGCTGGTAGATAGAGTGGAAAGAAACCTAATAGACTTATTGATTAAAAAAAATTTAAAAGTTGGCAACGCCATCCCCACCGAAATTGAATTAGCGGGGGCACTAGGCGTAAGCCGTTCGGTGGTGCGGGAAGCCTTGGTACGTCTGCGTATGATTGGCCTAATAGAATCTAAGAAGCATCGCGGCGCTGTTATTACCAACCCGGATTTGCTGGCCTTGCTCGAGAAACGCATGATCCCGCAGGTGCTGGATGACGAAACGCTCCGGGAAATATTTGAGTTGCGCCTGGTATTGGAAATTGGCATGGCTGATTTAATCATGGAGCGGGTTACCCCAGAAGACATTATTGAATTGAAAGAGATTGTAGCTAATGAACCCGCTCAAACTGAAACTTATCAGTTTCAAATCCATCATGAAATTGCCTTCCATGGTAAATTATACGAAATTTCCGGTAATGCAACGCTCAAAAAATTTCAGAAAATGCTTATGCCGGTATTTGATTTCGTGCACAAAAGCGGGTTGTTAAAGAAAGAGGCAGTTATTAAGAAATTTGTGTCACACCAGGGGCTGGTAAATATTATTGAACACGGATCGGCGGAAATGTTACGAAATGGTATGCGCAATCATCTGGAAAATCATTTTGCACGACTATTCCATTAATTAGCTTTCGCACTTCTGCTTCTTTCTATTTAAATCCTTTAAAGAATTATTAAGACCGGTTGCTAAAATTGGCAAACAAGTTCTACCTGCCTTCGAGCTAAGCAAAGAACACAATCAGGAATGGACAGAGAGAAACATCAGCAATGTAGTTTTAACGTGCTAATACGGATTGTTATTGATTGATAGTACAGCATAAACGATAATGCCGAACTCACATTATTTTACTGCACCGTTATAAATACTATTTCAATTAGATTAGATAAATAAAGTAAGATAGTCGACCAGAAACAAAAAACGCCTACAAACCATAAGTTTGCAGGCGTTTTTTGTTTCTGGTAATAAGTGTGGAGCTGCAGGGATTCGAACCCTGGTCCAGACAAGGAAACCGTCGAGCTTTCTACATGTTTAGTTGCCGTTGGGTTTTCGAGCGCATTTAGGTCGGCACCAGACCTGTGAATGCACCTTAGATACTTTAGCTTCGCGCGGGTGCCGTACCTTCACCCTTGCTATCCATTCATTTCGATGCCCCGTACTCAACCGCAGAACGGAGAAGCAGTTGCGGGACAATGGCTATTGCTTAATACCTAGATTAAGCAGCCATGGCGTAGTTAGTCTCGCCGATTATTGTTTGAACGACTTTTTAACAGGAGATTCGCTCAACTCCCGACATGCTTACCCGCAGCCTGCACAAGCTGTCAATTCCAGTCAGCCCCTTAGTTGCGGATTCTTCTAGTAAACACCCGAAAGAAACAAAAAATTCCGGATAGTTTCTGGTTGTAAAGATACAAAAATAAAAGCAATTTGAATAACAGTTCGTACCCGTATTAGTTGTTTACTAAAACCGCGACTAGCAAAAAAGCGCTTCTGACATGCCAGAAGCGCTTTTTAATGCTAAAATTTTAAATTTTTAAAATATTAATCTTCGTCGTAGCTGATGTGGCGTGCGCGGCCTTCGTAGCCACCCTGGTTGCCCCGGTGCGAAGAATTGTACTGGTCATCATCCCATTGGTTTTGCGGTCCACGTCTGGAGGAAGAAGAGTTGCCATAACCACTTTGGCCCTGATACCGGCTGCGGCTTTCATCCTGGTCATAATTCCGGAAATTACCGTGTTGTGAATTACCGTAATTTTCGCGGTTACTGTAATCATCGCGCCGGTTAAACTGCGAAGAATTGCCGTAAGCCGAGTTCCCGTAGTTAGAGCCACTACCAGATCCCCGGTATTGATCGCGGTCAGATTGCCGGAAACGGTCGTCCTGGTTTTGGCTCCGGTGGCTATCATAGCCCGGTGAGCCGTAATTGTTGCCATACGCGCCGCCCCGCTCATTTCTAGGCGAGCGGTACTCATCGTTATACGAACCACCCTGCGAACCATAACCGCCTTGTTGATTAAAGCCACCTTGGCGATCTTGCTGATTACCATATCCAGCTTGGTTACCATAGCCGGAATTTGAACCGTAAGAAGAACCTAACCGATCGGAAGTACCGCGTTGCCACGATTGGTTGCGGTTTTGCTGATCATAATCGTGGCCGTTGTCGTAGCGGCTTTGCTGATTACGCTGCTCCCATTGCGAAGCGTTATTTTGGTAGCCTTGGCCGCGG
The sequence above is a segment of the Adhaeribacter swui genome. Coding sequences within it:
- a CDS encoding kelch repeat-containing protein; translation: MYNQTMAQKQTVATINWEVIAELPTKNGQSKALGLAGPVAGVHHQVLLVAGGANFPDSMPWLGGKKKYYDDIYVFEKDDKGDFIKPYPQLFHLPYPVAYSASGSSPAGIVCAGGENASGITNKVLLVQWNVATKNIAVKSLPDLPIAVTNASITIDENKVYLGGGEMADGVSHYFYSLDLEDIPAGWKQMPSLPKPVSHAVMVMQSSADHKYIYMIGGRKKNSNGISDLYASVYRYDCKNNQWQQKSSLPYALSAGTGIALGAGGILLFGGDKGETFHKTEQLIAAIAAEKDEAKKQQLVLQKSDLQEAHPGFSEEVLQYKALTDTWEIAGTIPFPVPVTTSAVNWDKGVLIPTGEIKAGIRTPQLLLGKFLNK
- a CDS encoding dihydrodipicolinate synthase family protein, with translation MKIEHLTGLIAAPFTPMHPNGSLNLDLIPAYYQLLKSNENTGAFICGSTGEGVSLTLQEKKQVAEAWARVTQHDADFKVITLVGGTCLQDAVELARHAQDIGLYAVSFTAPFYFKPANVQMLAACCQTIAEAVPQMPFYYYHIPVLNGVNFPMIDLLREVDGRIANFVGIKYTHEDFMDFLSCLHFAYGKYDMLWGRDENLLSALVLGAKGGVGSTYNYAAPLYHQLIDAFNQGEFESAQALQQQSIDMIRLLGKYGGIATGKAYMKLVGLDCGEFRLPVKNMSPQSFEAFQQEVQALSFDVYKSLIAQP
- the nanU gene encoding SusD family outer membrane lipoprotein NanU — its product is MRKNLKNILVLAAGLVFLNTSCSDKLELAPVSSISNTNFWKSADQFDAFVTGVHARFRSHNGNFLYLGELRADIYGMEPGSSASFTGEASQGLERMWLQTLDLDNPGVSNFGGFYNNINQLNLLIDKLNTTNVVTEANKNYYLGIAYGMRAFYYFQLLRSWGGVVIQTEPLNTIDIANLAKPASTQEEVMQLIKSDLNQSSSSFGNDFTFRQTKSFWSKAATLMLKAEVYLWTSYRSGGAADATMAKEALTEIKTNVPELNLVPNFENVFAVNNRGNAEIIFASRYQLNEANQAFIAGNFVPQSGLITNFYDSLANRQFNVTTDNWGGLLRVPVKVATFRHFKDLDTRKRTTIQPAYQKVNDNYVIAGAFVKKYQGEQNAGARQYTNDFPIYRYADLQLLLAEAKLLLGEDPASEINSVRARAYGANYNPAVHAFPSQPIDANPQEALLQERFYEFIFEGKRWYDLRRMGDNFVYAHTTLTPAEAYKLLWPIDRNSLTNNRALEQTPGYSQF
- a CDS encoding SusC/RagA family TonB-linked outer membrane protein, translated to MKVKLLCRLLLLELGLFLSQIMYAQSPGVSGRVISEEDNQPLIGVTVVVKNKNQGVQTDLNGRFSVPAVVGDVLVFSYTGYEGQEVAIKSANESLTITLKPSTKLLNELVVVGYGKQSRETLTNSVAKLDAEVLSNAPRANIGSALQGSVSGVQVTNSTGQPGAAPAILLRGGASINNPGAPLVIVDGVIRSLNDIATEDIASMELLKDAASTAIYGARANNGVILITTKQGKAGTAQISYKFTGGYNQNRQGYTYLGARDYIYYTRLGYLNANRTLAQVNASRGLGLLTDPANLAAFDIQKLNGNNLGLLTEGWEVMADPYNPATDSIIFKDHKGEIEDLVFRNTYTRNHYISANGGNDKGKYFASFDYFNEDGIIVGSNYRRYSGVLNGSYKIRPNIEVNTGVSLSTSSQIGVLAGEANAIYRSLAIWPTFNPWLDAAKIQPNPGNSVSDGNPLYWLSRNERSNEINRITANAGVNWEILPGFYFKGTGNAYLFETLNQSFQKATQTYANIFANPPSYSNTSRNSTNSFSRDFQQQFNGMFNYVRTFGAKHNVDAMLAAEYFGVRSNALQVLGQNAPTDDIPTANASTVFAPGINNNFSNTSEYRIISTFGRFNYDFEQRYLFTAVFRQDAVSSLAQDNRVGFFPGMSAGWNIHRESFFEELGLEKYVSTLKPRVSYGENGNVAGLGRYEVQGVYGLEGNYNGNAGFLSTEFPNPGLRWEKSKTINVGADLGFLENRISLLFDFFDRRTSDLLTNLTLPSYVGFNSVRTNLGTYQNKGYEFSVTADVLRTRSGVKLSVGANASYIKNKILQLPFNGNERNRQGGIQVYDPEVGEVVWVGGLQEGGRLGDIYGFRQVSIFKNDEEVAAIAGSRTDAIARITGPNLPAGPNGRITPGDVNWEDVDKNNIIDSRDQVYLGNIFPKWTGGFSATLSYKNFSLYSRFDFALGHTIYNDLVSRTLGNYQGTFNYIDWIKNAWSPTNTETDIPKVYFADQVAGSKQNYTRANNAGVVLNGNNSRFYEKGDYLASREVTLSYDVAKSILARAKVISQARLYMSLNNLFYITNFIGHSPEPPTTNGTISGIYVGTYPTPRSAVLGVQVTF
- a CDS encoding FadR/GntR family transcriptional regulator, translated to MENMINKLEMIDTSSLVDRVERNLIDLLIKKNLKVGNAIPTEIELAGALGVSRSVVREALVRLRMIGLIESKKHRGAVITNPDLLALLEKRMIPQVLDDETLREIFELRLVLEIGMADLIMERVTPEDIIELKEIVANEPAQTETYQFQIHHEIAFHGKLYEISGNATLKKFQKMLMPVFDFVHKSGLLKKEAVIKKFVSHQGLVNIIEHGSAEMLRNGMRNHLENHFARLFH